One Candidatus Omnitrophota bacterium DNA segment encodes these proteins:
- the infC gene encoding translation initiation factor IF-3: MVAINKYIRINERIRVPQVRLIGPDGNQFGVVMIQRALELANEYELDLVEVAPTANPPVCRIIDFSKFKYDQEKKEREAKKHQKHGRLKEIRLKPNIDEHDFATKVKQATTFLKKGDKVKINLFFRGRQMEHLDIGKKVLDKFVSDAQDDGLLEKGPMLEGRVMMVVISPK, encoded by the coding sequence GTGGTTGCTATAAATAAGTATATCCGCATTAATGAAAGGATTCGCGTTCCGCAGGTCAGGCTTATCGGCCCTGATGGGAATCAATTTGGGGTAGTGATGATTCAAAGAGCCCTGGAGCTTGCTAATGAATATGAGTTAGATTTAGTTGAGGTGGCTCCCACTGCTAATCCTCCGGTCTGCCGCATCATTGATTTTAGCAAATTCAAGTATGACCAGGAGAAAAAAGAACGCGAGGCCAAGAAACATCAAAAACACGGCCGTCTAAAAGAAATCCGCCTTAAGCCCAATATTGATGAACATGATTTTGCAACTAAAGTAAAACAAGCAACAACTTTCTTGAAAAAAGGGGATAAGGTTAAGATAAATCTTTTTTTCCGCGGGCGCCAGATGGAACATTTGGACATAGGAAAAAAAGTTCTAGATAAATTTGTTAGTGATGCACAGGATGATGGGTTATTAGAAAAAGGCCCAATGCTTGAAGGAAGAGTTATGATGGTGGTAATCTCACCAAAATAA
- the gmk gene encoding guanylate kinase: protein MNRRGKIFVISGPSGSGKTTLAAGLFKDKFLRRKIIRSISYTTRPKRTQEKHSRHYFFISEPDFKLKLKAKKILEWTKYLGYYYATPKEFIEKKLKESKGIVLCLDLKGALKIKKLYPKEAVTIFIVPPSVGILKKRIAGRCSKTSAKEIRGRLMLARKEMACKHKYGYRVVNNDLTKALDELKGIIHKEISNNN from the coding sequence TTGAATAGACGCGGCAAAATCTTCGTAATTTCAGGTCCTTCAGGTTCAGGAAAAACTACCCTTGCGGCGGGATTGTTTAAGGACAAGTTCTTAAGAAGAAAAATCATCCGTTCAATCTCATATACAACGAGGCCAAAGAGAACGCAAGAAAAGCATAGCAGGCATTACTTTTTTATAAGCGAGCCAGATTTTAAGCTTAAGTTAAAAGCTAAAAAAATTCTTGAATGGACCAAGTATTTGGGGTATTATTACGCAACGCCTAAAGAGTTTATAGAGAAGAAGTTAAAAGAATCTAAGGGTATTGTTTTGTGTTTGGATTTAAAAGGTGCTTTGAAAATCAAGAAGCTTTATCCGAAAGAGGCAGTTACTATTTTTATTGTGCCGCCATCCGTAGGCATTCTTAAAAAAAGAATTGCAGGCCGTTGCAGTAAAACCAGTGCCAAAGAGATTAGGGGAAGGTTAATGTTGGCACGCAAAGAGATGGCTTGTAAGCATAAATATGGCTATCGTGTTGTAAATAATGATTTAACAAAAGCATTGGATGAGCTAAAAGGGATTATTCATAAAGAAATTAGCAATAATAATTAA
- a CDS encoding YicC family protein, which translates to MLRSMTGFGSKEAKVNPYGKISVEIRSTNHKFLETIVHMPEGFMSLEEKVKKEIEGRLKRGRVVCSINISGCKSNNVFINTQLLNKYSNAFKKIRKEFKLKDDLSLDTVVHLPGVLALEGCSTDKELVWASLKGVVAQAMNSLLAMSKKEGNALEKCLKTLSHKLKKEIEAIENRFCVAIKKKSAELKTDEERSSFLNNSDITEELERLAFHVGNLTKKLSNTGPVGKELDFIAQEMQRETNTIGAKTCDALVSSKVVEAKSLIEKIREQVQNIE; encoded by the coding sequence ATGCTGCGAAGCATGACAGGTTTTGGTAGCAAAGAAGCGAAAGTCAATCCTTATGGAAAAATTTCTGTTGAGATTAGAAGCACGAACCATAAATTTTTAGAGACGATAGTGCATATGCCAGAAGGGTTTATGTCTCTGGAAGAAAAAGTAAAAAAGGAAATTGAAGGCAGATTAAAACGAGGTAGGGTTGTTTGTTCAATTAATATCTCGGGTTGTAAATCCAACAACGTTTTTATTAATACGCAGTTGTTGAATAAATACTCCAATGCTTTTAAGAAAATAAGAAAAGAGTTCAAGTTAAAAGACGATTTAAGCTTGGACACTGTGGTGCATCTTCCGGGTGTGTTAGCGCTTGAAGGCTGCTCGACGGATAAAGAGCTTGTTTGGGCAAGTTTAAAAGGCGTTGTTGCCCAAGCAATGAATAGCCTGCTTGCAATGAGTAAAAAAGAAGGGAATGCTTTAGAGAAGTGTTTAAAAACCCTTTCGCATAAATTAAAAAAAGAAATTGAAGCTATAGAAAACAGATTTTGCGTTGCCATCAAAAAAAAGTCAGCTGAGTTAAAAACCGATGAAGAAAGATCAAGTTTTTTGAACAACTCGGATATTACCGAGGAGTTGGAACGTTTGGCTTTTCACGTCGGTAATTTGACTAAGAAGCTTTCTAACACAGGGCCGGTTGGGAAAGAATTGGATTTTATTGCGCAGGAAATGCAGAGGGAAACTAATACTATTGGCGCCAAGACTTGCGATGCTTTGGTTTCGTCAAAAGTAGTTGAGGCAAAGAGCCTTATTGAGAAAATTCGTGAACAGGTGCAGAATATTGAATAG
- a CDS encoding ATPase, T2SS/T4P/T4SS family, with the protein METTFDLGPVKSLMDDPQVSEIMVNGAGKIFAEKNGKKSLTDARFSSEEELVAFVQKIYERFGKRVSKYVPYADVCMDDGTRINAIIPPMSRFGTSLTFRKFSKDIRMLEDLIRNETITERAAEFLIACIKGKVNIIFSGGTSTGKTTLLQMLSRYFGEGERVITIEDAAELKLDQENLISLETRVPDETEKGEVTLRDLIRNSLRMSPDRLVIGEVRGAEAIDLLQAMATGHKGAIGVIHGNSPKDIVSRLETMVLMSGIQLPLWQVRKIIASTINLIVHHERLQDGSRKVTYITEVRGLEKEEVILNDLFTFNLEKVDENGKVIGKLKPSLRYYPLFYQRFRKMGLLDDKTFVSE; encoded by the coding sequence ATGGAAACTACATTTGATTTAGGGCCGGTAAAAAGCCTTATGGATGATCCTCAGGTTTCCGAAATAATGGTTAATGGCGCAGGGAAGATTTTTGCCGAAAAAAACGGGAAAAAATCCCTGACCGACGCAAGGTTTTCGTCGGAAGAAGAGCTGGTTGCTTTTGTTCAGAAAATTTACGAGAGATTTGGTAAGAGGGTAAGTAAATATGTTCCATACGCGGATGTTTGTATGGATGATGGCACGCGTATCAATGCAATTATTCCGCCGATGTCCAGATTTGGGACATCCTTGACATTTAGAAAATTCTCCAAAGACATAAGGATGCTGGAGGATTTAATTAGGAATGAAACCATCACTGAGAGGGCGGCCGAATTTTTAATCGCTTGTATCAAGGGAAAGGTGAATATTATTTTTTCCGGCGGCACCTCAACCGGAAAGACGACACTGCTGCAGATGCTTTCGCGTTATTTCGGAGAAGGCGAAAGAGTAATAACTATTGAAGATGCGGCAGAATTAAAATTAGACCAGGAGAACCTGATTTCATTGGAAACAAGAGTCCCCGATGAAACTGAAAAAGGGGAAGTTACGCTGCGCGATTTAATCCGCAACTCTCTTCGTATGTCTCCTGACAGGTTGGTCATCGGTGAAGTTAGAGGCGCAGAGGCAATTGATCTTTTACAGGCTATGGCAACCGGGCACAAAGGGGCAATAGGCGTTATCCATGGAAATTCTCCGAAAGATATCGTCTCTCGGCTTGAAACAATGGTGCTCATGTCGGGGATTCAGCTTCCTCTTTGGCAGGTAAGAAAAATTATTGCTTCAACTATAAATTTAATTGTGCATCACGAACGCCTTCAGGATGGAAGCCGTAAAGTAACTTATATTACTGAGGTGCGAGGTTTAGAGAAAGAAGAAGTCATATTAAACGATTTGTTCACGTTTAATTTGGAAAAAGTTGATGAGAATGGAAAAGTTATTGGTAAATTGAAACCTTCATTAAGATACTATCCTTTATTTTATCAGCGATTCCGAAAAATGGGATTGTTAGACGATAAGACGTTTGTAAGCGAGTAA
- a CDS encoding Jag N-terminal domain-containing protein, producing the protein MKIEFEGKTVEDAIKKALKELKLPRKQVKIEVLAEEEKGLFGMAGAKPAKVRISVINSKKSA; encoded by the coding sequence ATGAAAATTGAATTTGAAGGAAAAACCGTAGAAGATGCCATAAAGAAAGCTTTAAAGGAATTAAAATTACCTCGTAAGCAAGTTAAGATTGAGGTGCTTGCCGAGGAGGAAAAGGGTCTTTTTGGAATGGCTGGAGCTAAACCCGCAAAAGTCAGGATTAGTGTAATAAATAGCAAAAAAAGTGCTTGA
- a CDS encoding flavoprotein has protein sequence MAAKKEIILGVTGSIAIYKACEIVRRLKEKSFSVNVVMTSSAQELIRPIVFSSLSGNKVCSGMFDAQETWEIEHVSLADKADLVLIAPATNNIIGKIASGICDDLLTCVVSATKAPVLICPAMNANMFNNKITQDNIKKLKSHGYKFVEPKKGKLVCGKVGVGCLAEIEQIIQAVENLAT, from the coding sequence ATGGCAGCAAAAAAAGAAATTATCTTAGGAGTTACCGGCAGTATTGCAATATATAAGGCCTGTGAAATTGTCCGCCGGCTTAAAGAAAAGTCCTTTTCCGTAAACGTGGTTATGACTTCTTCTGCGCAAGAGTTAATTAGGCCGATTGTATTCTCAAGTCTTTCGGGAAATAAAGTTTGTAGCGGAATGTTTGATGCTCAAGAAACCTGGGAGATAGAGCATGTTTCTTTGGCTGATAAAGCAGATTTAGTTTTGATTGCCCCGGCAACCAATAATATTATCGGGAAAATTGCTTCCGGGATCTGCGATGATCTTTTGACTTGTGTGGTGAGTGCTACGAAAGCCCCGGTTTTAATTTGTCCTGCGATGAACGCAAATATGTTTAATAATAAAATTACGCAGGATAATATCAAGAAGTTAAAAAGTCATGGTTATAAGTTCGTTGAACCAAAGAAAGGTAAACTTGTGTGCGGTAAGGTTGGCGTTGGCTGTTTAGCAGAGATTGAGCAGATAATCCAAGCAGTAGAAAATTTGGCGACGTAG
- the rpoZ gene encoding DNA-directed RNA polymerase subunit omega, protein MEYVALEKLLSKKEDSVYKLVNLAAQRAFEIAEGKPRLVEVNPNMKPSTVACFEIAAGKVYWKKLPH, encoded by the coding sequence ATGGAATATGTTGCATTAGAAAAATTATTAAGCAAGAAAGAAGATTCAGTTTACAAGTTAGTTAATCTAGCTGCTCAGCGTGCTTTTGAAATTGCTGAAGGTAAACCGAGGCTCGTCGAGGTTAATCCGAATATGAAGCCTTCCACGGTTGCTTGTTTTGAAATCGCTGCGGGAAAAGTATATTGGAAGAAGTTACCACATTAA
- the yidC gene encoding membrane protein insertase YidC produces MEKRSLIAVALSIGVLVLWSVLFPQSHPIAKKEVIEKTEANSPVASGTIKALPVEKPIIAVTDTADDIKSLPTFTYSREGMDIVFIESRAAIKEIDFKNHENYKFNLGEGFLSSGSKENFKLYSKDANKVVFVFSDGIKKIFKEFIFSNTNNSIELVINVQNVSSNKIELENSVILGRLDISPVGHQQSFLGTVLSSEEKTLHIGLNKEVTLNNATFVGLKEKYFCAIIENKTEKSTGFVRRFNGKVFDVGLTGNVLSVLPGKQVSQNFQIYLGPLDLRIINQTKPSWATIIHYGTFDFIAQILLQALEFFHKLVHNWGLAIILLSLAVYLLLYPLSIKQMKSMKEMQILQPKIEALRKTYKDDAQKLNKEIMELYKEHKVNPFGGCLPLLLQMPIFFALYQVLLRSFALKGSSFLWIKDLSEPDRLYTLQNAIPLMGKDINILPVIMAIGMFVQQKLTMAKSGGEAAEQQKIMLIVMPIMFGVIFYNMPAGLVLYWFVNSILMLISQLRMNATK; encoded by the coding sequence ATGGAAAAACGCTCATTAATTGCAGTTGCATTGTCTATAGGGGTTTTAGTGTTGTGGTCAGTTTTGTTTCCTCAATCGCATCCTATTGCAAAAAAAGAAGTTATAGAAAAAACAGAGGCGAATTCTCCCGTTGCTTCTGGTACGATAAAGGCTCTTCCTGTAGAAAAACCAATTATAGCAGTTACTGATACCGCTGATGATATTAAAAGCCTGCCAACTTTTACTTATTCAAGAGAAGGTATGGATATTGTCTTTATTGAATCAAGGGCGGCTATAAAAGAGATTGATTTTAAGAATCACGAGAATTACAAATTCAATTTGGGAGAGGGATTTTTGAGCTCTGGTTCTAAGGAAAATTTTAAGTTATATTCTAAAGATGCTAATAAGGTTGTGTTTGTATTTTCCGACGGAATTAAAAAGATTTTTAAAGAGTTTATTTTTTCTAACACTAATAATAGCATAGAATTAGTAATAAATGTCCAAAATGTAAGTAGTAACAAAATCGAGTTAGAAAACTCGGTAATTTTAGGCAGATTGGACATTTCTCCTGTGGGCCATCAGCAGAGTTTCTTGGGAACGGTTTTGTCTTCTGAAGAAAAAACTCTTCATATCGGTCTTAATAAAGAAGTAACTCTTAATAATGCTACTTTTGTGGGGTTAAAAGAAAAATATTTCTGTGCAATAATTGAAAATAAAACAGAAAAATCTACCGGATTTGTGCGAAGATTTAACGGTAAAGTTTTTGATGTTGGACTAACTGGTAATGTTTTAAGCGTGTTACCCGGCAAACAAGTAAGTCAAAATTTTCAGATCTATTTGGGGCCGTTGGATTTACGAATAATTAATCAAACTAAGCCAAGTTGGGCAACAATAATCCATTATGGTACCTTTGATTTTATCGCCCAGATTTTGTTGCAAGCTTTGGAATTTTTCCATAAATTAGTTCATAATTGGGGCTTAGCTATTATTCTGCTTAGTTTGGCAGTATATTTACTACTTTATCCGCTTTCTATAAAGCAGATGAAGTCAATGAAAGAGATGCAGATTTTGCAACCAAAGATTGAAGCTTTACGTAAAACCTATAAAGATGATGCGCAAAAATTAAATAAAGAAATTATGGAGCTTTATAAGGAGCACAAGGTTAATCCTTTTGGAGGTTGTTTACCTTTGCTTTTGCAGATGCCGATTTTCTTTGCGCTTTATCAGGTTTTATTGCGCTCTTTTGCTTTAAAAGGCTCGAGCTTTCTCTGGATAAAAGATCTTTCAGAACCGGATCGTTTATATACGTTACAAAACGCGATTCCTTTAATGGGGAAAGATATTAATATTCTTCCTGTTATTATGGCTATAGGTATGTTTGTTCAGCAAAAACTTACCATGGCTAAATCAGGAGGAGAGGCTGCTGAGCAACAAAAAATTATGTTAATTGTGATGCCCATAATGTTCGGCGTCATTTTTTACAATATGCCTGCGGGGCTTGTGCTATATTGGTTTGTTAATAGTATTCTCATGCTTATTTCGCAATTACGCATGAATGCAACCAAATAA
- the thrS gene encoding threonine--tRNA ligase — translation MDLDILRHSCSHVMAEAVKSIWPEVKLGIGPSIEDGFYYDFDKKEPFTDADLAAIEKKMREIISKDEPFTREELNKQEAVDLFSKLKEDYKIDLIKNLADEKVSIYKTGVNFIDLCRGPHVESTGKLKAFKLLSVAGAYWHGIETNPMLQRIYGTCFETQGELDNHLANLEEAKLRDHRKLGPALELFDIYHEEAGAGLVFYHPKGAILRKIVEDYEKNEHLKRGYQLVVTPHIMQAELWKTSGHYDYYKENMYTLKVDDKEFVLKPMNCPGHILIYKSKLRSYKDLPIRLFELGTVYRHEKAGVLHGMLRVRGFTQDDAHIFCLPEQVRDEIKKVIDFVFDTMKVFGFNDVGIELSTRPEKYIGSLEDWKMATDALEDSLKDKGLKYDINEGDGAFYGPKIDIKLKDALKRSWQCATIQCDFALPKRFNLTYIDAQGKEQQPIMLHRVLLGSVERFIGALVEHYKGEFPLWLAPVQVLVVPVKESAFEYATKIKNVLEENSFRVEIDSRNETLDKRIRNAELNKIPYCLVVGDREAKAENVSVRKKGKGDLGVMPFDSFVKQIKEEVSLKK, via the coding sequence ATGGATCTAGATATTTTAAGGCATTCTTGTTCGCATGTCATGGCTGAGGCGGTAAAATCAATCTGGCCTGAAGTAAAATTAGGTATCGGGCCTTCTATTGAAGATGGCTTCTATTATGATTTTGATAAAAAAGAGCCTTTCACCGACGCTGACCTTGCAGCGATTGAGAAAAAAATGCGCGAGATTATTTCTAAGGATGAGCCTTTTACGCGGGAAGAATTAAATAAGCAAGAGGCGGTAGATTTGTTTTCCAAATTAAAAGAAGATTACAAAATAGATTTGATAAAAAATCTTGCAGATGAAAAGGTTTCTATATATAAAACCGGGGTTAATTTTATTGATCTTTGCCGCGGCCCGCATGTTGAGTCAACGGGAAAATTAAAAGCCTTTAAATTATTATCAGTTGCCGGAGCCTACTGGCATGGGATAGAAACAAATCCAATGCTGCAGAGAATTTACGGGACTTGTTTTGAAACCCAAGGCGAGTTGGACAATCACCTTGCAAATCTTGAAGAAGCAAAACTAAGAGACCATAGAAAATTAGGGCCGGCTTTGGAACTTTTTGATATTTATCATGAAGAAGCAGGAGCCGGGCTTGTCTTTTATCATCCCAAGGGCGCAATCTTACGCAAGATTGTCGAGGATTATGAAAAAAATGAACATTTAAAGCGCGGCTACCAACTGGTAGTAACTCCGCATATTATGCAAGCTGAGCTTTGGAAAACAAGCGGGCACTATGATTATTACAAAGAGAATATGTATACGCTTAAGGTTGATGATAAAGAGTTTGTTTTAAAGCCGATGAATTGCCCGGGGCATATCCTGATATATAAATCAAAATTAAGAAGTTATAAAGATTTGCCGATAAGATTATTTGAATTGGGTACGGTTTACCGCCATGAAAAAGCAGGTGTGTTGCATGGCATGTTGCGAGTGCGCGGATTTACACAGGATGACGCCCACATCTTTTGTCTTCCCGAGCAAGTACGCGATGAAATCAAAAAAGTTATAGATTTTGTTTTTGATACGATGAAAGTCTTTGGTTTTAATGATGTCGGGATTGAATTAAGCACACGCCCGGAAAAATACATCGGTTCTCTTGAAGACTGGAAAATGGCGACAGATGCCTTGGAAGATTCCTTAAAAGACAAAGGCCTGAAATATGATATCAATGAGGGCGATGGCGCTTTTTACGGCCCCAAGATAGATATAAAATTAAAAGATGCCTTAAAAAGGTCATGGCAGTGCGCAACCATTCAGTGTGATTTTGCGCTTCCTAAGAGATTTAATCTGACATATATTGATGCGCAAGGAAAAGAACAGCAACCGATAATGCTGCATCGGGTTTTGTTGGGAAGTGTTGAGCGTTTTATCGGGGCTTTGGTTGAGCATTACAAGGGAGAATTTCCTTTATGGCTTGCACCTGTTCAAGTTTTAGTCGTCCCTGTTAAAGAATCGGCTTTTGAATACGCAACAAAAATCAAAAATGTATTAGAAGAAAATTCATTCCGGGTGGAAATCGACAGTCGTAATGAAACTCTTGATAAAAGGATTAGAAATGCCGAGCTAAACAAGATTCCTTATTGTTTAGTTGTGGGGGATCGCGAGGCTAAGGCAGAAAATGTGTCAGTGAGGAAAAAGGGCAAAGGGGATTTGGGTGTTATGCCTTTTGATAGTTTTGTAAAGCAAATTAAAGAAGAGGTTTCTTTAAAAAAGTAA
- a CDS encoding AAA family ATPase, with protein MGKVIAICNQKGGTGKTTSAINISAYLALAKKKVMLIDLDPQGNATSGSGINKHNIQKSSYHVLLEELNIEETLQPTAINGFQIAPANLDLTGAEVELVSVLGREYRLKRALSKAREEYDFIIIDSPPSLGLLTINSLSAADSVIVPVQCEYYALEGVTQLVNTINLVKENLNPALFIEGVLLTMADFRTNLTKEVVEEVRAHFKERVYKTVIPRNIRLTEAPSFGKPIALYDKESIGAKKYEELANEILEIRLDNSRLDNSESKELLEQREPGE; from the coding sequence ATGGGCAAAGTAATAGCAATTTGTAACCAAAAAGGTGGCACTGGTAAAACAACCTCAGCAATCAACATTTCTGCGTATTTGGCTTTGGCAAAAAAGAAAGTAATGTTGATAGATTTGGATCCTCAGGGAAATGCAACTAGCGGTTCAGGAATCAACAAACATAATATCCAAAAAAGCTCATATCATGTTCTTCTGGAAGAGCTAAATATTGAAGAAACTCTGCAACCTACTGCAATTAATGGGTTTCAGATAGCGCCGGCTAATCTTGATTTAACAGGTGCAGAAGTTGAGTTAGTCAGCGTCTTGGGCCGGGAATATAGATTAAAACGAGCATTAAGCAAGGCGAGAGAAGAGTATGATTTTATTATTATTGATTCACCACCTTCTTTAGGCTTATTGACAATAAATTCTCTAAGTGCTGCAGATTCTGTAATTGTTCCTGTTCAGTGTGAATATTATGCTCTTGAAGGCGTGACACAACTCGTTAATACGATTAATCTGGTAAAAGAGAATCTTAATCCAGCTTTGTTTATTGAAGGCGTTTTGCTTACAATGGCAGATTTTAGAACCAATCTGACAAAAGAAGTAGTAGAAGAAGTAAGGGCTCATTTTAAAGAAAGAGTTTATAAGACAGTTATTCCTAGGAATATCAGGCTTACTGAGGCACCAAGTTTTGGTAAGCCGATTGCTCTATATGACAAAGAGTCAATAGGCGCAAAGAAGTATGAAGAATTAGCTAATGAAATATTAGAAATCAGATTGGACAATTCCAGATTGGACAATTCCGAATCTAAAGAGCTGTTAGAGCAAAGAGAACCGGGAGAATAA
- a CDS encoding ParB/RepB/Spo0J family partition protein, giving the protein MERRALGKGISALIPEKENDSRESIVFLKVDQVKANPYQPREDFDTQSLEELMQSIKEKGVIQPILVRRKGDYYELIAGERRLRAVTALNLGEVPAIVKNVEDQDSLELSLIENIQRQELNPIEEAKAYQYLIDKFNLTQERVSEILGKARVTVTNTLRLLRLPQEIQEDVRRNRISLGHGKALLEIEDNHLQRRLVNEVVTRGLSVRELENLIKNQRRGGEKKRALKTNSDPLIGTIEAELQQILATKVRISKKSKRGNIQIEFYSPSDLERILNKIRGGITT; this is encoded by the coding sequence ATGGAAAGAAGAGCATTAGGCAAAGGCATAAGCGCATTGATTCCAGAAAAAGAAAATGATTCTCGTGAGTCAATTGTTTTTTTAAAAGTAGATCAGGTAAAAGCCAATCCTTATCAGCCGCGAGAGGATTTTGATACTCAAAGCTTGGAAGAGCTAATGCAGTCAATAAAAGAAAAGGGAGTTATTCAGCCCATTCTCGTACGAAGAAAAGGTGACTATTATGAATTGATTGCTGGAGAGAGAAGATTGCGCGCAGTCACAGCATTAAATTTAGGGGAAGTTCCAGCGATTGTAAAAAATGTTGAAGACCAGGACTCTTTGGAATTATCTTTAATTGAGAATATCCAAAGGCAAGAACTTAATCCTATTGAAGAAGCAAAGGCGTATCAATATCTTATTGATAAATTTAACTTAACACAGGAAAGAGTCAGTGAAATTTTAGGGAAAGCAAGGGTTACAGTAACTAACACATTGCGGCTGTTGAGGTTACCGCAAGAGATTCAAGAAGACGTACGCAGAAACCGTATTTCTTTAGGCCATGGTAAAGCACTGCTTGAAATTGAAGATAATCATTTGCAAAGACGATTAGTAAACGAAGTTGTCACCAGAGGATTGTCAGTAAGAGAACTTGAAAATTTAATTAAGAATCAAAGGAGAGGAGGAGAAAAAAAGCGGGCGCTTAAAACAAATTCGGATCCTTTGATTGGCACAATTGAAGCAGAATTGCAACAGATCCTTGCGACGAAAGTCAGGATTAGTAAAAAAAGCAAGAGAGGCAATATTCAAATTGAGTTTTATTCACCAAGTGACTTGGAGAGAATTTTAAATAAAATCAGGGGAGGTATTACAACATGA
- a CDS encoding nucleoside-diphosphate kinase, whose translation MSQAVLILIKPDGLIKSLTGNILTRLSETKLEIVAAKMVRVSQKLAEDHYQHLKDKPFFGELTKYLKGELHDRKKVMALVYWGSDAIKKCRELAGATNPEEAEPTSIRGSYGRITTAGLYENVIHVSSNPDEAKREIQLWFSPEEIIVDLYPHKEIVLEKVKKLSWL comes from the coding sequence ATGAGTCAAGCAGTCTTAATCCTTATTAAACCGGATGGATTGATAAAATCTTTAACCGGGAATATCTTAACAAGATTGTCTGAAACAAAACTTGAAATTGTTGCTGCAAAAATGGTGCGCGTTTCTCAGAAACTCGCCGAGGATCATTACCAGCATTTAAAAGATAAGCCATTTTTCGGAGAGTTGACGAAATATTTAAAAGGAGAGCTCCACGATCGAAAAAAAGTAATGGCTTTGGTTTATTGGGGCAGCGATGCAATTAAAAAATGCAGGGAATTAGCCGGAGCAACAAACCCCGAAGAAGCAGAGCCGACATCTATCCGCGGCTCCTACGGCCGTATTACCACAGCCGGCCTTTACGAAAACGTTATCCATGTGTCATCAAATCCGGATGAAGCAAAAAGAGAAATTCAATTATGGTTCTCGCCGGAAGAAATCATTGTTGATTTATATCCACATAAAGAAATTGTTTTAGAGAAAGTAAAAAAGCTTTCCTGGTTATAA
- the rpmI gene encoding 50S ribosomal protein L35, producing MAKLKTKKGVAKRFKLTKKRKIKFTPGGKSHLMTSKTTKRLRRIRRAKVLNDKKEKNLKRMLPYG from the coding sequence ATGGCAAAACTAAAAACAAAAAAGGGAGTTGCTAAACGCTTTAAGTTAACAAAAAAAAGAAAAATCAAGTTTACACCGGGAGGTAAATCCCATCTTATGACCAGCAAGACTACAAAAAGGCTGCGCAGGATAAGGCGGGCAAAGGTGTTAAATGACAAAAAAGAAAAGAATCTAAAAAGGATGCTGCCTTACGGTTAA
- the rplT gene encoding 50S ribosomal protein L20: MAKIKHSVATRKRKKKVLKQAKGFWLDRSKQFQQARRALLHALKYSYRDRRVKKREFRALWIARINAACRLEGISYSVFMNGLKKAKIVLDRKVLADLAVKDAAVFKKLVELVKAK, encoded by the coding sequence ATGGCAAAAATTAAACATAGTGTTGCAACAAGAAAAAGAAAGAAGAAGGTATTAAAGCAGGCTAAAGGCTTTTGGCTTGACCGTAGTAAGCAATTCCAGCAAGCAAGGCGTGCTTTATTGCATGCGCTCAAATATTCTTATCGCGACAGGCGTGTAAAGAAAAGAGAATTCCGTGCTTTGTGGATTGCGCGTATTAATGCAGCCTGCAGGCTGGAAGGCATTTCTTACAGCGTCTTCATGAACGGCCTTAAAAAAGCAAAGATTGTACTAGACAGAAAAGTCCTTGCTGATTTGGCAGTTAAAGATGCAGCGGTATTTAAGAAATTAGTTGAGTTGGTTAAGGCGAAATAG